In Leptolyngbya subtilissima AS-A7, the sequence CGTTTCGAAAACTGTTCGGCTGATTGGGTTCGATTTTGCTGATAGGCGTAGGCCATTAGTCGGCGAGACAGGGCGGCTCGCTCTTCGATCGCCCGCACCGCCGTCCACAGGGCGCGCTCTAGATTCTCACCGTGGAGCGACATCAAACTGTCGAGGGAGTAGGCGTGACCGATATGGCAGCGAAATCGCAGCAGATTGTAGGCGTCTCGCACTTCCCACAGCACGCCACCACAGTCGGGGCAGGTGAATGGGGAGGCGGCATTGGGTCGCTGGCCCTCTTCGGCGGCGGCTTTCTCTGCGGCAACAATTTTCTCTTCGGGTACGGGTGGATTATTGGTCATAGGAGATTCCTGAGTAATAGGAGATTCCTGAGTAATAGGAGATTCCTGAGTAATAGGAGATTCCTGAGTGGCGTCTGCCACTAAATCCACAATGTGGCTAGCTAGAGCGGAAATTGGCAGCACTCGATCGACGGCGACATGGGCGATCGCATTTTCAGGCATGCTTCTAAACATCGCCTCGTCAGGGTCTTGCACGAGGGCGACCCCGCCCTCGGCCTTGATCACCTGTAGACCATTGGTGCCATCGTCTAGCATGCCCGTGAGCACCACCCCCACGGTGTAGGGGCCGTGGGCCTGGGCCGCCGAGCGAAACAGCACGTCGATGGCGGGGCGATGGCCGTTTTCTCTGGGGCCTCGGTTCAGCTCTATGGTGCCGCGATGAACCAGCAGGTGATAGTCGGGCGGGGCCACATAGATGCGCCCTGGCTGAATGGTTTCGCCGCTGTGGGGATGGACGGCGGGCAGGGTTTTGGCCCGGCTGAGAATATCGGGCAAAAAGCTCACGCTACCAGCCGGAAAATGGACTGCCACAAAAACCGCGGCGTTGAGCTGAGGGGGTAGTTGTTCAACGAGCTGCATTAACGCTTCAACTCCACCGGCTGAAGCACCAATGACAACGACACGACAATTGGTCATAATCTGCTCCTGCCAGCGGCGTCCACAAACAACTAGTTCAACAGTTTCTCCAAATTCAAAGCTTAACTAAACCGTCAAAGATCAACATCCCCCCAGGCTTATATATGGTTAGACCGCTAGCCTTTGAGGGCTAGGGCGGTGGCCGCCGTTTTGCTTAGGGTGGGGAGGGTTGGCGCGATCGCCCAAAATCACCCTCCAGAGAGATAAAAATTGTCAACCCATGCCCGCAGCATTAGCATTAACAGGAGCGAGCAACCTTGACCTGACGCGCTAAAACGCCGAAATTTGGAGAATTTATGAAAGTTTTGGTCGTCTACTATTCTATGTATGGCCACACCCTGAAGCTGGCCCAGGCGGTAGCCGAGGGCGCGGGGCAGGTGGCTGGGGTAGAGGTGGTGTTGCGCCGGGTGCAGGAGTTCGACGCCGTCAACCAAATCATTGACCAAAACGAGGCCGCCCGCGCCGTGCGAGAGCAGCAGCAGCAGATCCCGGTCTGCACCGTAGACGACCTCAAACAGGCTGACGGCGTGGTGTTTGGCTCGCCCACCCGCTACGGCAACATGACTGCCCAAATGAAGCAGCTGTTTGACTCGACCGCCAGCCTCTGGCTCAACGGCGACATGGAAGGCAAACCCGCCGGGGTCTTCACCGCCACCGCCTCGACCCACGGCGGCCAAGAAACCACTCTGCTCACCATGATGGTGCCCCTGCTGCACCTCGGCATGCTCGTCGTGGGGGTGCCCTATTCGACCGCCGGCATGATTCACACCGAGGCCCGAGGCGGCACCCCCTATGGGGCCAGCACCATCACCGGTGGCCAGGGCGAGCTACAGCCCCAGCCAGAAGATTTGGCGATCGCCCGCACCCTGGGGCAGCGCGTAGCCGAAGTCACCACAAAAGTGCGCGGCTAGCGCTCAGCGGCAGATGGCGGGGGGCTCTTGGCTGGGGCTCACGCTCTGCGGTAGTTCAATGGTGAACTCACTGCCCCGGTCTAGCTCACTGTTGACGGTAATCGTGCCCTGCATGACCTGCACCAGCGCATAGACAATGGCCAGCCCCAGGCCGGTGCCTTTGGCGGCGCTGCGAGCGTCATGCACCTGCCAAAACTCTTGAAAAATATGGGGCTGATCGTCTCGGCTAATGCCGCAGCCCGTGTCTTTGACCTGTAGCAGCAGTCGGTCAGCGGGCAGCGCGTCTAGGCTCACCACAATCCGCCCGGCATCGGTAAACTTGATGGCGTTGGAGATCAGGTTGGTCAAAATTTGCCGCAGCCGGTTGCGATCGTTGACCACCACCACGGGGCGATCGGGCAGGTTTGCCTCTAGAGTCAGGGCCTTTTGGTCGGCCAACGTGCCCAGTTCGTCTATGGTGGTCACGATCAGGTCGGTCAGGTCAAAGCGTTCAAGCTTCAGCTCGACTTGGTCTGCCCGCAGCCGCAAAAAATTGAGCATGTCTTCAATCATGCCGAGCAGGTGCTGCCCGTTGTGAAAGATGCGCTGCACCATCCTGACGGTCTTAGAATCGCGCTGGGGGTCAAACTGCGCCATCAACACCTGAGAAAACCCCAAAATGGCGTTCATCGGCGTTTTGAGCTCGTGGGAAACGGTGGCTAGCAGCTGCGCTCTCAGGCGATCGGCCTCTAACAGTTCTAAATTTTCAACTTGCAGCTGGCGCAGGGTGGCTTCGGCTTTTTTGCGATCGCTAATATCTCGCATTTGCCATCGCAGCCCAACCCCATTGCCTTCGATATCTTTGACGATCTCAACCGTTGTCGAGACGGTGATGGTGGCGGCTTTCCGCCTCTGTATCGTCAGCTCCCAGCCCTCGATGCGATGCGATGTCACAATTTGGTTGAGCAGCGTGCGAAAGGACACCCGTTCAGCTGGGGGCACATGGGAGACTAGGGGTTTGCCAATCAGGTAGGGCTGCTCCAGGTTCAACAGCGCAACGGCAGCATGATTTGCCTCCTGCACCACCCCATTCATATCGGTTACGAGGTAGCCATCGGGGGCAAAATTAAACAGATCTTGGTAGCGCTGGCGCTCGGCCTCAGCAATGTAGTTAGCGGCAGCGAGCTGTTCGTTTTGGGCCAACAGCTCTTCTTCGGCAATGTGGAGTTCTTCTACCGCTAGGCCCAGTTCTTCTAATAGAGCTGTGGTCAATTGCTGAGATTCGTCTGAGGGAAGTTGTCGGGTCTCTTCATAGAGCGCCGTCACCCGAGTCTGAACGTTCTCAATATAGCGAGTCAACACCTCGTCCCTTGCCACACTCACAAAGCCCTCTCCCAGCTATTCGCTCAGTCTGTCGCCATTGCCCTATCACCGCATCCACCCCACGAAATATGAGTTAGGGGCTCGAGGGGCAGAGCGCAGACGCACCCTAAGTTTTAGTTCGAAACAAGAGGGCTGGTCTAGGCTATTGACAGTCTCTAGCACTAACATGACATATTTTCACTGAGGCCAAGGTTATTGCCTTGACCCCAGTTGACAGATTAGCGCCGGCGTCTACTGCACCGCTGCCGAGACTCGCACCCGTTGCAGGCTCTCGGCTAGCTGGCGCACCACGGCGACCATAGCCAGAGAGTTGTCGAGCCGGTTGACGGCAGAACCCACGCCAACGCCAGCGGCTCCAGCGGCGATCGCCATCGGTGCGGTCACATCCGACAGCCCCGACGCGCAGAGCACCGGCACCGACACAGCCCGAGCGATCGCGTGGGCGGCAGCCAGCGTCGGCGCCGCCTTCTCAATTAACCCCAGGGTGCCGGAGTGAGTCGGCTGGCTAGAGGTACCCCCCTCGGTCTGAATAATATCGGCCCCAGCATCCACCAAGGCTTCGGCCAAGCTCACCTGCTCATCCAGCGCCAAAATGTGGGGCACCGTAACCGACAGCGTAATCTGGGGCAGCAGGGCGCGGGTGCGGCGGGTCAGTTCTAGCACCTCGGGCGCTTCAAACCGCCGACCCTGGGCGTAGAAAGCGTCGAAGTTGCCAATTTCGATCAGGTCGGCCCCAGCGGCCACGGGGGCGAGAAACGCCTCGGCCTCGACGGCAGAAACGCAGATGGGCAGAGTCGTGGCGGCCTTGGCCAAACGAACCAACTCGGCATCGGCGGCGATATCCACAAAGGTGGCACCGCCCTGGTCGGCGGCCTTCACCACGGCCACCACCCGCTCGGGGTCAAAGTTGGTGAGACCGCTAATAATTTTAAGGGCGCTGCGGGTATCGAGGGCGCGTTGTAAGTCAGAGCGCATAGGTCTATCTCTCAAAATTGGGCAGTGACCCGCCCAGGACATAGCTGGGCGGGCGCTAGTTTGACCTATTGTTGCACTGTTGGCCGAATTGCGGATAGCCCCATGTTTGGAGTTCTTGGTTCTCAGTTTTGAGTTCACCAGTCAACTCAAAACTCAAAATTTAGAACTCCACCGCATCCACTGCTGCCGCCACAGCCGCTGGGTAATGTAAAACGGGCTGATCAGACTGTAGAGATAGAGTCGCATTTCGCAGGCGGTCACCGTATCGCTGACCACCTCGCCCTGGTATTTGACCAAGTGGCGCACAATCTTGCGAATATCGTTGATCAGGTAGGCATGGGCCGCCAGCGGACGCTGCCACAGAGGCACGCTGAGCATGCGCGTGCGATGGCGGCTAAGGCCAATACCCCGAAACATTTGCAGCAGATAGTCGCGCTCAAACCGACTGGCCGGAATCTCGTGCTGCATGCGCATGGCCGGGTTATACCAGATCTCCCAGCCGTGGCGCTGCATGTGGAGCACCACCTCCAGATCTTCCCCCGCCGCCCGAAAGCCAATGGCATCGGCCAGCGATAGCTGATCGGGCACGCTGCCTAGCCAGGCCTGCCGCCGCACCACCAACCCCGCCGCTGGCGGCAGCACCTTCTGTTTAGACTCGTAGAGCAGGGGGGCAGAGCCGCGCTCGGTCAACGCCAACAGAGACCCAATGCGGCCAAAGTTTGGCGGTGGGGTCACTTCAAAATCTCCCCGAATGCGGCTGCCAAAGGCCCCCGCCTGGGGGTGGGCCTGACCAAATCGGTGGGCCGCCACTACCCAGCCCAGGGCGGGGTGGTTGTCGTCGTCTAGAAATCCGATTAGGGGGCTGCGGGCTAAGGTAATGGCAGATTGGCGAGCATAGCCAGCTCCCTGGCGGGGCTCAAAGGCATAGCGCAGGGGAATGTCTTGGGGCCACTGCTGCTGATAGGTTTCGAACACCTGGGTGGTGCCGTCGGTGCTGTTGTTGTCAACCACAATCACCTCCCAGGCCAGGTGCTCGGTGCCCAGCTGGGCGAGCAGACAGTCAAGCACCTTGGGCAGGCGGTGCTCACCGTTATAGGTGCAAATCACCACCGATAGGTCGAGAACTTCTTTGCCGGGGGCAGCGTTGGCCAGCTTCAGCCGCAGGCGCCGCAGCAGGCGTTGGGTATAGCTAGGCAGCGGTCGGTTGGCCATCGCCCGCCGCTGCGGGTCTAGGGCGATCGGTCTTTTAGCGGGTGAAGAGCCTACCCCAGCAGAGAACGATTCAGCTACCGCCAAAAAAGACTCAGCCATAGGTACCAAACCCTTTGCGCTACTGGGTGACGCTCCCCAGTGTGCCCGTGGGGAATGACCCAATATCTCGACTGGTGGCTGAGTGTGGCAGAAAGGCCGCTGGCTTAGTGTAGCCCTGGCTCGATCTGGCTGATGGGGACAAAGCACTCGGTGGGCAGCAGCACGGGGCGATCGCCAAAGATCAGCTTGCCGCGATGGGTCTTAGTGCTAATGGCAATGCCGATGGGGCGCTGCACATCTTCGGGGTGCACTTCGTAATAGGTGCGGTAAATTTGCCGGGCCGACTTGAGCAGGGCCGGGTTAAGCGCCATGGGCAGGGCACCAGC encodes:
- the wrbA gene encoding NAD(P)H:quinone oxidoreductase, translated to MKVLVVYYSMYGHTLKLAQAVAEGAGQVAGVEVVLRRVQEFDAVNQIIDQNEAARAVREQQQQIPVCTVDDLKQADGVVFGSPTRYGNMTAQMKQLFDSTASLWLNGDMEGKPAGVFTATASTHGGQETTLLTMMVPLLHLGMLVVGVPYSTAGMIHTEARGGTPYGASTITGGQGELQPQPEDLAIARTLGQRVAEVTTKVRG
- a CDS encoding sensor histidine kinase, with amino-acid sequence MSVARDEVLTRYIENVQTRVTALYEETRQLPSDESQQLTTALLEELGLAVEELHIAEEELLAQNEQLAAANYIAEAERQRYQDLFNFAPDGYLVTDMNGVVQEANHAAVALLNLEQPYLIGKPLVSHVPPAERVSFRTLLNQIVTSHRIEGWELTIQRRKAATITVSTTVEIVKDIEGNGVGLRWQMRDISDRKKAEATLRQLQVENLELLEADRLRAQLLATVSHELKTPMNAILGFSQVLMAQFDPQRDSKTVRMVQRIFHNGQHLLGMIEDMLNFLRLRADQVELKLERFDLTDLIVTTIDELGTLADQKALTLEANLPDRPVVVVNDRNRLRQILTNLISNAIKFTDAGRIVVSLDALPADRLLLQVKDTGCGISRDDQPHIFQEFWQVHDARSAAKGTGLGLAIVYALVQVMQGTITVNSELDRGSEFTIELPQSVSPSQEPPAICR
- the hpsE gene encoding hormogonium polysaccharide biosynthesis glycosyltransferase HpsE produces the protein MAESFLAVAESFSAGVGSSPAKRPIALDPQRRAMANRPLPSYTQRLLRRLRLKLANAAPGKEVLDLSVVICTYNGEHRLPKVLDCLLAQLGTEHLAWEVIVVDNNSTDGTTQVFETYQQQWPQDIPLRYAFEPRQGAGYARQSAITLARSPLIGFLDDDNHPALGWVVAAHRFGQAHPQAGAFGSRIRGDFEVTPPPNFGRIGSLLALTERGSAPLLYESKQKVLPPAAGLVVRRQAWLGSVPDQLSLADAIGFRAAGEDLEVVLHMQRHGWEIWYNPAMRMQHEIPASRFERDYLLQMFRGIGLSRHRTRMLSVPLWQRPLAAHAYLINDIRKIVRHLVKYQGEVVSDTVTACEMRLYLYSLISPFYITQRLWRQQWMRWSSKF
- a CDS encoding DUF561 domain-containing protein, encoding MRSDLQRALDTRSALKIISGLTNFDPERVVAVVKAADQGGATFVDIAADAELVRLAKAATTLPICVSAVEAEAFLAPVAAGADLIEIGNFDAFYAQGRRFEAPEVLELTRRTRALLPQITLSVTVPHILALDEQVSLAEALVDAGADIIQTEGGTSSQPTHSGTLGLIEKAAPTLAAAHAIARAVSVPVLCASGLSDVTAPMAIAAGAAGVGVGSAVNRLDNSLAMVAVVRQLAESLQRVRVSAAVQ
- a CDS encoding chemotaxis protein CheB; the protein is MTNCRVVVIGASAGGVEALMQLVEQLPPQLNAAVFVAVHFPAGSVSFLPDILSRAKTLPAVHPHSGETIQPGRIYVAPPDYHLLVHRGTIELNRGPRENGHRPAIDVLFRSAAQAHGPYTVGVVLTGMLDDGTNGLQVIKAEGGVALVQDPDEAMFRSMPENAIAHVAVDRVLPISALASHIVDLVADATQESPITQESPITQESPITQESPMTNNPPVPEEKIVAAEKAAAEEGQRPNAASPFTCPDCGGVLWEVRDAYNLLRFRCHIGHAYSLDSLMSLHGENLERALWTAVRAIEERAALSRRLMAYAYQQNRTQSAEQFSKRAREAEENARLVRQLILNQKEIHLQGDTVPERL